AATCGATATAAGTATAATTCAAAATTTTGGCCACTGCTTTGGCAGTGGAGCTTTTGCCGCATCCTGAATATCCATCAATTGCAATCACAATCCTTTGCATCTAATAAAAGTAACCTTGGCATAATTAATTTCAGGCGCAAATATAGTAGTTTTAATCTAAATCCTTTGACAAAAAGATGTATTCCACTTTCTTGTAAGGGTATTTCATTTTCTTGTTAAAATTTGAAATCAAATATTTTAAAACCTGTATTTTATGAGTGTTTTTAGAATTTCTGGACAGTTTGTTGATATTCCCCATCAGACTATTTTCTGTGCCGAAGTCCAAATTGAAAATGGTGTAATTGTTTCTATTCAAAAGATCAGAGAGGACAAAACCTTGCCTTTTATTTTACCTGGATTTATCGATGCCCATGTGCATATTGAATCCTCGATGTTGGTTCCGTCTGAGTTTGCAAGACTTGCTGTGCCCCATGGTACTGTTGCCACTGTTTCTGATCCCCATGAAATCGCCAATGTCTGTGGAATGGCGGGGGTGAATTATATGGTTGACAATGGGAAGCAGGTTCCCTTTAAGTTTTATTTTGGAGCACCTTCCTGTGTACCTGCGACACCATTCGAAACAGCCGGGGGAGAAATTACTGTACAAGACATTCATGACCTGCTGGAAAGAAAAGAAATCAGCTATTTGGCGGAGATGATGAACTGGCCTGGTACTGTAAATAGGGATCCCATCGTCATGGAGAAGATTGCCTTGGCCCAAAAATATGGGAAGCCTGTAGATGGTCATGCACCTGGATTGAAAGGTGAATTGGCAACTAAATATGCTTCCGCCGGAATCACTACTGACCATGAATGCTTTACCAAAGAAGAAGCATTGGATAAAATACACCTGGGAATGAAAATAGCCATCAGGGAAGGCAGTGCCGCCAAGAATTTTGAGGCTTTGATTGATCTCATGGATGATTATCCCGATATGATTATGTTTTGTTCGGATGACAAGCATCCCGACAATCTTGCCGTCAGCCATATCAATGAATTGGTGAAAAGGGCTGTGGCTAAAGGAAAATACGTTTTTGATGTCCTGAAAGCAGCCTGTGTCAACCCTGTTCAGCATTATAGTATGGAGGTGGGGCAGTTAAAGGTTGGAGATCCTGCCGATTTTATATTGGTGGAAGACTTAAAAGATTTCACGGTCATCCAAACTTTCATTGATGGAAAGAAAGTCGCTGAAAATGGCAAAACCTTAATTGAAAAAGTTCCGAATAAAATCATCAATAATTTTAATACAAGTAAAAAGAGGGTCGAAGAATTTGGACTTTCAGCCAATGGCAATAAAGTGCGGATAATTGAGGCTTTGGATGGGCAATTGATTACTCCGGAAGTTCATGGTGAAATAATAGTTCATGATGGTTATGCCCAATCCAATCCCAAATCGGATATATTAAAAATCACCGTTGTCAACAGGTATCAGGATGTTAAGCCAGCAGTGGCTTTTATCAAAAATTTTGGTTTGAAGGAAGGTGCTATTGCCTCTTCTGTTGGTCATGATTCACATAATATCATTGCAGTCGGGGTGGATGATGCATCTATATGTAAGGCGGTAAATTTGTTGATTGAGAGAAAAGGCGGGGTATCGGCAGTAAGCAGGGAGGAAGAAATGGTTTTGGCCCTTCCCGTCGGTGGAATTATGTCCAATGAGGATGGGTATCAAGTAGCGGAGGAGTACACCCGAATTGATCAAATGGCAAAAAAGATGGGTTCAAAACTTCAGTCTCCTTTTATGACTTTGAGCTTTATGGCATTATTAGTGATTCCTGATCTTAAACTCAGTGATAAAGGCCTTTTTGATGGGCAGAAGTTTGAGTTTGTGGATGTTTTTTTGCCCTAATTCAAATATGGGAGAAAAATAAAAAATATTATATTCAAAATAATATTTTAATTTAATCAAATATTATTTTTATTTATTTTGTGATATATAGGTGTCTTAATCTGATTTAGAAGGTCTTTTGAAGATAAACAGCGTAAGTACTAAATCTTGTAAAACTTTGAAAACCTATACCTTACACGAGAAGTTTGTACTTTAGTGGAATAAACCCAAATATTAAATTAGAAGTATAGTATGATGAATTTTAAGCTCAACGAGAATCAGTTGATGATTGCTCAGATGATCCGTGATTTTGGAGCAAAGGAGATCACTCCTTTCAGAAAAGAATGGGATGATAAGCAACATTTTCCCAAGGACCTTTTTAAAAAATTAGGAGAACTCGGTCTCATGGGAGTCCTTGTTCCTACTGAGTATGGTGGGTCAGGTTTCAGTTATTTTGAATATGTGACTGCCATTGCAGAATTATCCAAGTTGGATCCGTCGGTTGGGCTTTCCATGGCTGCGCATAATTCCCTTTGTACCGGACACATCATGATGTTTGGCAATGAGGAGCAGAAGAAAAAATATTTGCCCAAATTGGCGACCTGTGAATTCTTAGGAGCTTGGGGTTTGACTGAACCCAATACAGGTTCGGATGCAGGCAATATGCGGACTGTCGCCGTTAAGGATGGTGATCATTATGTCATCAATGGAGCAAAGAACTTTATCACGCATGGCGTTTCAGGTGATGTTGCTGTGTTGATTGCAAGAACAGGTGAGGTAGGGGATTCCCATGGTATGACGGCATTTGTCATTGAAAAAGGTACTCCTGGATTCAAAGGCGGAAGAAAAGAAGATAAGCTTGGTATGCGGGCCTCAGAAACCGCCGAGATGATTTTTGAAGATTGCAGGGTTCATGAAAGCCAGGTCTTGGGAGAAGTAGGAGATGGATTTATTCAGTCGATGAAAATTTTGGATGGGGGAAGGATTTCCATCGCTGCTCTTTCCCTCGGAATAGCAGAAGGTGCTTTGGAAGCATCCATTCAGTATTCCAAAGAACGGCATCAATTCAATAAACCGATTAACAGTTTTCAGGGAATTTCCTTCAAGCTTGCAGATATGGCTACCCAAGTGGAAGCCGCCAGCTTATTGACCTTCAAAGCAGCAGACCTTAAAAACCGGGGAGAAAAAGTGACGTTGGCAGGTGCACAGGCCAAGTATTATGCATCTGAGGTAGCAGTGAGCGTATCCAATGAAGCGGTGCAGATATTTGGGGGCTATGGATTTACCAAGG
This window of the Aquiflexum balticum DSM 16537 genome carries:
- a CDS encoding acyl-CoA dehydrogenase family protein — translated: MNFKLNENQLMIAQMIRDFGAKEITPFRKEWDDKQHFPKDLFKKLGELGLMGVLVPTEYGGSGFSYFEYVTAIAELSKLDPSVGLSMAAHNSLCTGHIMMFGNEEQKKKYLPKLATCEFLGAWGLTEPNTGSDAGNMRTVAVKDGDHYVINGAKNFITHGVSGDVAVLIARTGEVGDSHGMTAFVIEKGTPGFKGGRKEDKLGMRASETAEMIFEDCRVHESQVLGEVGDGFIQSMKILDGGRISIAALSLGIAEGALEASIQYSKERHQFNKPINSFQGISFKLADMATQVEAASLLTFKAADLKNRGEKVTLAGAQAKYYASEVAVSVSNEAVQIFGGYGFTKDYPVEKYYRDSKLCTIGEGTSEIQKIVISREVLR
- the ade gene encoding adenine deaminase; the protein is MSVFRISGQFVDIPHQTIFCAEVQIENGVIVSIQKIREDKTLPFILPGFIDAHVHIESSMLVPSEFARLAVPHGTVATVSDPHEIANVCGMAGVNYMVDNGKQVPFKFYFGAPSCVPATPFETAGGEITVQDIHDLLERKEISYLAEMMNWPGTVNRDPIVMEKIALAQKYGKPVDGHAPGLKGELATKYASAGITTDHECFTKEEALDKIHLGMKIAIREGSAAKNFEALIDLMDDYPDMIMFCSDDKHPDNLAVSHINELVKRAVAKGKYVFDVLKAACVNPVQHYSMEVGQLKVGDPADFILVEDLKDFTVIQTFIDGKKVAENGKTLIEKVPNKIINNFNTSKKRVEEFGLSANGNKVRIIEALDGQLITPEVHGEIIVHDGYAQSNPKSDILKITVVNRYQDVKPAVAFIKNFGLKEGAIASSVGHDSHNIIAVGVDDASICKAVNLLIERKGGVSAVSREEEMVLALPVGGIMSNEDGYQVAEEYTRIDQMAKKMGSKLQSPFMTLSFMALLVIPDLKLSDKGLFDGQKFEFVDVFLP